A stretch of Caballeronia sp. NK8 DNA encodes these proteins:
- a CDS encoding cation:dicarboxylase symporter family transporter: MRKIFRQIYVQVLIAIVAGALLGHYFPHFGQSVAPLSTAFIKLVKMVTAPLIFVTIVLGAKEMGGAGALGRIGGRSIILFELTTTIALLMGLWAVNYIQPGASLNLSPASIDASVLSGYERSMHASGGITEFFLNIIPDSAVSAFAHSDMLQVVLFSTLFAIGLSHAGKAGEPAYKFFEAISHALFGIVRIVMRVAPIGAFGAMAYAVGKFGFATMNSLMMLLITVYVATLAYIVLVLGGICLMCDVSLWRLLKYIRGEILLVIATVSSEAAFPQLVKKLEALGCPTGVVGIVMPMGYTFNLAGTCVAQVICAVFIAQAFGIQLSVAEQAVLVGISMLTSKGMAGVAGASFICLLATLAAFKHIPIEGAALVLGVDRFIAEVRATTNMIGNAVATVAVAHWERQRDDVCMRETLGMRPKASSAS, from the coding sequence ATGCGAAAAATCTTTCGTCAGATTTACGTTCAGGTGCTCATCGCAATCGTGGCCGGCGCGCTGCTCGGCCATTACTTTCCCCACTTCGGGCAGAGCGTCGCACCGTTGAGCACGGCGTTCATCAAACTGGTCAAGATGGTCACCGCGCCGCTGATTTTCGTGACCATCGTGCTCGGCGCGAAAGAGATGGGCGGCGCGGGTGCGCTGGGGCGCATCGGCGGGCGGTCGATCATCCTGTTCGAACTGACCACGACCATCGCGCTGCTCATGGGCTTGTGGGCCGTCAACTATATCCAGCCCGGCGCGAGCCTCAATCTCTCGCCGGCTTCGATCGATGCGAGCGTGCTGAGCGGATACGAACGCTCGATGCATGCATCGGGCGGCATCACCGAATTCTTTCTGAACATCATTCCCGATAGCGCGGTGTCGGCCTTCGCGCATTCGGACATGCTGCAGGTCGTGCTCTTCTCGACCCTTTTCGCGATCGGTCTGTCGCATGCGGGCAAGGCCGGCGAGCCGGCGTACAAGTTCTTCGAAGCGATCAGTCACGCGCTCTTCGGCATCGTGCGTATTGTCATGCGTGTCGCGCCGATCGGCGCATTCGGCGCGATGGCCTATGCCGTCGGGAAGTTCGGCTTCGCCACCATGAACTCGCTCATGATGCTGCTGATCACCGTCTACGTCGCGACGCTCGCGTATATCGTGCTGGTGCTGGGCGGCATCTGCCTGATGTGCGACGTCAGCCTGTGGCGGCTGCTCAAGTACATACGCGGCGAGATCCTGCTCGTCATCGCGACGGTTTCGTCGGAAGCGGCGTTTCCGCAGCTCGTCAAGAAGCTCGAAGCGCTCGGATGTCCGACGGGCGTGGTCGGTATCGTCATGCCGATGGGCTATACCTTCAATCTGGCCGGAACGTGCGTGGCGCAGGTCATTTGCGCGGTGTTCATCGCGCAGGCCTTCGGCATTCAGCTGTCGGTGGCCGAGCAGGCGGTGCTCGTCGGCATTTCGATGCTGACGTCCAAAGGCATGGCGGGCGTGGCCGGCGCGAGCTTCATCTGCCTCCTGGCGACGCTCGCGGCGTTCAAGCACATTCCGATCGAAGGCGCGGCGCTCGTGCTGGGTGTCGACCGGTTCATCGCCGAAGTTCGCGCGACGACCAACATGATCGGCAACGCGGTCGCCACGGTGGCGGTCGCGCATTGGGAGCGTCAGCGCGATGACGTCTGCATGCGCGAGACGCTCGGCATGCGGCCGAAGGCGTCGAGCGCGTCGTGA
- a CDS encoding Ldh family oxidoreductase produces the protein MSAHDDITIPVKDLHALARAALLEAGATPATAEAAAQALVYADARGLSSHGVSRLPMYLAQLRNGRVDAGAVPRIVRDKGAAFLVDACDGLAFGACELAIATGIERARTFGTAAASVTRSHHFGAGAYHLEAAGAAGLVGLAFSNSPGAMPAWGGTRPLFGTNPIAAVFPRADAAPLMIDLSMSQVARGRIMVAARDDQPIPEGWATAADGKPTTSARAALEGMMLPFGGAKGAMLALVVELLAAALSGAQFGAEAGSFLTEDGPRSGVGHLFWLIDPEALAGTTLYQRRIETLVELMLADPDVRLPGYRRQDIAARSERTGIVMNRALLSQLRALAKERTDTI, from the coding sequence ATGAGCGCACATGACGACATCACCATACCGGTGAAGGATCTGCACGCGCTCGCCCGCGCGGCCTTGCTCGAAGCGGGCGCGACGCCCGCAACGGCTGAGGCGGCCGCGCAGGCGCTCGTGTATGCGGATGCGCGCGGCCTGTCATCGCACGGCGTGAGCCGGTTGCCCATGTATCTCGCGCAGTTGCGCAACGGCCGCGTCGATGCAGGCGCGGTGCCGCGCATCGTGCGCGACAAGGGCGCGGCGTTTCTCGTCGACGCCTGCGACGGACTCGCCTTCGGCGCATGCGAACTGGCGATCGCGACGGGCATCGAGCGCGCGCGGACCTTCGGCACGGCGGCGGCGAGCGTCACGCGCAGCCATCACTTCGGCGCGGGTGCGTATCACCTGGAAGCGGCCGGCGCCGCGGGCCTCGTCGGACTCGCGTTCAGCAACTCGCCGGGCGCGATGCCCGCGTGGGGCGGAACGCGTCCGCTGTTCGGCACCAACCCGATCGCCGCCGTGTTCCCGCGCGCCGATGCCGCGCCGCTCATGATCGATCTGTCGATGTCGCAAGTCGCGCGCGGCCGGATCATGGTCGCGGCGCGCGACGACCAGCCCATTCCCGAAGGATGGGCCACCGCGGCGGACGGGAAACCCACGACCAGCGCGCGGGCGGCGCTCGAAGGCATGATGCTGCCATTCGGCGGCGCGAAGGGCGCGATGCTCGCTCTCGTCGTCGAACTGCTCGCGGCGGCTTTGTCGGGCGCTCAATTCGGCGCGGAAGCCGGCTCGTTTCTCACGGAAGACGGGCCGCGCTCGGGCGTGGGCCATCTCTTCTGGCTGATCGATCCCGAAGCGCTCGCCGGCACGACGCTGTATCAGCGCAGGATCGAGACGCTCGTCGAATTGATGCTGGCCGATCCGGACGTGCGATTGCCCGGTTATCGCCGGCAGGACATTGCAGCGCGCAGCGAGCGTACGGGAATCGTGATGAACCGCGCCTTGCTGAGCCAGCTTCGAGCGCTGGCGAAGGAAAGAACCGACACAATATGA
- the dctA gene encoding C4-dicarboxylate transporter DctA, whose protein sequence is MLKHLYVQVLIGLAAGILVGYFAPALGVQFKPLGDTFIRLIKMLITLLIFCTVSVGIARMESLKQVGRVGFKTILYFEVVTTLALVIGMIVANVMHPGAGLDIDPKTLDPGAVSHFVTEVHSAEHRSMLEEIVPNSVVGAFARGDLLQVLLFSVLFGVALSLMSERSKFLSQCIEQLGDALMRIVEMIMRLAPLGAFGAIAFTVGKYGIGTLQQLGLLILCFYATSIIFVALVLGTACRWAGVGLWPLLRYLREELLIVLGTSTTESVLPRLMEKLERLGCPKSVVGLVLPTGYSFNLDGAAIYLTMTSLFIAQATNTHLSLMQQLGLLAILLVTSKGGAGVAGAALVALTATLSSHNIIPVAGITLIIGIDRVLNEIRALVNMIGNAVATLVVARWEGVFDVETARAVLANPRAANDEEARLMIEPARDMHK, encoded by the coding sequence GTGCTCAAGCATCTCTATGTCCAGGTCCTGATCGGCCTGGCAGCCGGCATTCTCGTCGGCTATTTCGCGCCGGCGCTGGGCGTGCAGTTCAAGCCGCTCGGCGATACGTTCATCCGCCTCATCAAGATGCTCATCACGCTCTTGATCTTCTGCACGGTGTCGGTCGGCATCGCTCGCATGGAGAGCCTGAAGCAGGTCGGGCGCGTCGGCTTCAAGACGATTCTCTATTTCGAGGTGGTTACGACCCTCGCGCTCGTGATCGGCATGATCGTCGCGAACGTGATGCATCCCGGCGCGGGTCTCGACATCGATCCGAAGACGCTCGATCCCGGCGCGGTCTCGCATTTCGTCACCGAAGTGCATAGCGCCGAGCACAGAAGCATGCTCGAGGAGATCGTGCCGAACTCGGTCGTGGGCGCGTTCGCGCGCGGCGATCTGCTTCAGGTGCTGCTGTTCTCGGTACTGTTCGGGGTGGCGCTGTCGCTGATGTCCGAGCGCAGCAAGTTTCTCTCGCAGTGCATCGAGCAGCTTGGCGACGCGTTGATGCGTATCGTCGAAATGATCATGCGGCTCGCACCCCTCGGCGCGTTCGGCGCGATCGCGTTCACGGTCGGCAAGTACGGCATCGGGACCTTGCAGCAACTGGGCCTGCTGATTCTGTGCTTCTACGCGACCAGCATCATTTTCGTCGCGCTCGTGCTCGGCACCGCATGCCGCTGGGCCGGCGTGGGGCTGTGGCCGCTCTTGCGCTATCTGCGCGAGGAACTGCTGATCGTGCTCGGCACGTCGACGACCGAATCCGTGCTGCCGCGTCTGATGGAAAAGCTCGAACGGCTGGGCTGCCCGAAATCGGTCGTCGGACTCGTGCTGCCGACCGGCTATTCGTTCAACCTCGACGGCGCGGCCATCTATCTGACCATGACCTCGCTCTTCATCGCGCAGGCGACCAACACGCATCTCTCGCTGATGCAGCAGCTCGGCCTGCTCGCGATCTTGCTGGTGACATCGAAAGGCGGGGCGGGCGTCGCGGGCGCGGCGCTGGTTGCGCTGACCGCCACGCTGTCGTCGCACAACATCATTCCGGTAGCGGGGATCACGCTCATCATCGGCATAGATCGCGTGCTCAACGAGATTCGCGCGCTCGTGAACATGATCGGCAACGCGGTCGCGACACTGGTCGTCGCGCGCTGGGAAGGCGTGTTCGATGTCGAGACGGCGCGCGCGGTGCTCGCGAACCCGCGCGCCGCGAACGATGAAGAAGCGCGCCTGATGATCGAACCCGCGCGGGACATGCACAAATGA
- a CDS encoding UxaA family hydrolase, with product MSVLQLDTTFRGYRRENGRVGVRNHVIILPVDDLSNAAAMAVESAIKGTMAIPHPYGRLQFGADLDLHFRTLIGAGSNPNVAAVVVIGIEEGWTKRVVDGIAKSGKPVMGFGIELHGDHDTIMRASKAAKEMVQYATTLEREECPISELWVSTKCGESDTTSGCGANPTVGNAFDKLYGLGNTLVFGETSELTGGEQIVAARCANDGVRERFQFMFDRYQDMINRWKTDDLSESQPTKGNIAGGLTTIEEKALGNIQKIGKKCMVDGVLDKAEEPTHSGLWFMDSSSAAAEMVTLCAASGFAVHFFPTGQGNVIGNAIVPVIKICANPRTVRTMGEHIDVDVSGILQREQNLDQTGDKLLECMLATANGRWTSAETLGHREFVLTRLFESA from the coding sequence ATGAGCGTGCTTCAACTGGACACTACTTTTCGTGGTTATCGCCGTGAGAACGGCCGCGTCGGCGTTCGCAACCACGTCATCATCCTGCCGGTGGACGACCTGTCCAACGCGGCGGCGATGGCGGTCGAAAGCGCCATCAAAGGCACCATGGCGATTCCGCATCCGTATGGCCGCCTGCAGTTCGGCGCGGACCTGGATCTGCATTTCCGCACGCTGATCGGCGCGGGCAGCAATCCGAACGTCGCGGCGGTCGTGGTGATCGGCATCGAGGAAGGGTGGACGAAGCGCGTGGTCGACGGCATCGCGAAATCCGGCAAGCCGGTGATGGGCTTCGGCATCGAGTTGCACGGCGATCACGACACGATCATGCGCGCATCGAAAGCGGCCAAGGAAATGGTGCAGTACGCGACCACGCTCGAACGCGAGGAATGCCCGATCAGCGAACTGTGGGTCTCGACCAAGTGCGGCGAATCGGACACGACCTCGGGCTGCGGCGCGAATCCCACCGTCGGAAACGCGTTCGACAAGCTTTACGGCCTCGGCAACACGCTCGTCTTCGGCGAGACCTCGGAACTCACTGGCGGCGAACAGATCGTCGCCGCGCGCTGCGCGAACGATGGCGTGCGCGAACGCTTCCAGTTCATGTTCGACCGCTATCAGGACATGATCAACCGCTGGAAGACCGACGATCTTTCGGAATCCCAACCGACCAAGGGAAACATCGCCGGCGGCCTGACGACCATCGAGGAAAAGGCGCTCGGCAACATCCAGAAGATCGGCAAGAAGTGCATGGTCGACGGCGTGCTCGACAAGGCCGAGGAGCCGACGCATTCGGGCCTGTGGTTCATGGACTCGTCGTCGGCCGCGGCGGAAATGGTGACGCTGTGCGCGGCTTCGGGTTTCGCGGTGCACTTCTTCCCGACCGGCCAGGGCAACGTGATCGGCAACGCGATCGTCCCGGTGATCAAGATCTGCGCGAATCCGCGCACGGTACGCACGATGGGCGAGCACATCGACGTGGACGTCTCCGGCATCCTGCAACGCGAGCAGAACCTCGATCAAACCGGCGACAAGCTGCTCGAATGCATGCTCGCCACCGCCAATGGCCGCTGGACCTCGGCGGAAACGCTCGGTCACCGCGAGTTCGTGCTGACGCGTCTGTTCGAGAGCGCGTAA
- a CDS encoding UxaA family hydrolase: MLHEAKDTVGVAVVEGIKAGSQLNAWIMDEDEVVTVAAKQDIPIGHKVALKDMSVGDTVFKYGVDIGKVVAPITAGEHAHVHNIKTKRW, from the coding sequence GTGCTGCACGAGGCGAAGGACACCGTGGGCGTAGCGGTCGTCGAGGGCATCAAGGCGGGCTCGCAACTGAACGCCTGGATCATGGACGAGGATGAAGTCGTCACGGTTGCGGCAAAACAGGACATTCCCATCGGTCACAAGGTGGCGCTCAAGGATATGTCGGTAGGCGACACGGTGTTCAAGTACGGCGTGGATATCGGCAAGGTGGTCGCGCCCATCACGGCGGGCGAGCACGCTCACGTGCACAACATCAAGACGAAGCGCTGGTAA
- a CDS encoding GntR family transcriptional regulator encodes MSTVTAMPTSPGGTRYKEVKEAMLAALTVQEWKGGEVIPSEKKLAERFGVSIGTLRKAIDELCAENILIRHQGLGTFVAMHRRDRHFFRYFRVTRRDGERTYPVVTLINFRRVKASPAIAARLGIDDGARLYSFANALALHEKVIMIDHIMLPETLFPGLTESTLRSRQDTLYNFYQDAFGINVAGTDERLRVGRVSESESAILQLDAGAAVMEVERVAYSINQKPVEYRLTHINTEEYDFVASTMKNGAMT; translated from the coding sequence ATGAGCACAGTCACCGCCATGCCGACCAGTCCTGGCGGCACGCGTTACAAGGAAGTCAAGGAAGCCATGCTTGCTGCGCTGACGGTGCAGGAATGGAAGGGCGGCGAAGTGATTCCGTCCGAGAAAAAGCTGGCGGAACGGTTCGGCGTGTCGATCGGCACGCTGAGGAAGGCCATCGACGAGTTGTGCGCCGAAAACATCCTGATCCGTCATCAGGGGCTCGGCACCTTCGTGGCGATGCATCGTCGCGACCGCCACTTCTTCCGCTACTTTCGCGTCACGCGGCGCGACGGCGAGCGCACCTATCCCGTCGTCACGCTGATCAACTTCCGCAGAGTGAAGGCGTCGCCGGCCATTGCGGCCAGGCTCGGCATCGATGATGGCGCGCGGCTATATTCCTTCGCGAACGCGCTCGCGCTCCATGAGAAGGTAATCATGATCGACCACATCATGCTGCCCGAGACGCTCTTTCCCGGACTCACCGAAAGCACGCTGCGCAGCCGCCAGGACACGCTCTACAACTTTTATCAGGACGCGTTCGGCATCAATGTGGCCGGCACCGACGAGCGTTTGCGCGTCGGGCGCGTGAGCGAATCGGAGAGCGCGATTTTGCAGCTCGATGCCGGAGCTGCGGTGATGGAAGTCGAACGCGTGGCTTACTCGATCAATCAGAAACCGGTCGAGTACCGGCTTACGCATATCAACACGGAAGAATACGATTTCGTGGCAAGCACGATGAAGAATGGCGCGATGACGTAG
- a CDS encoding M20 family metallo-hydrolase, with product MSASAYVDEKRLAERLAAMARIGATEKGGVNRQALSKEDAAAQRQLVQWGAALGLEPSVDAIGNLFLRLEGADTNAPPVLSGSHLDSQPTGGRFDGVYGVLAAFEAVEAIVASGVKPRVSIDVVAWMNEEGSRFAPGMMGSAVFAGARELDAVLAVVDTDNVSVRDALASVRDSLRDVPARALGERASAYVEAHIEQGPHLEKEGLTIGVVTGIQGKRTFKVRVDGEAAHAGTSTRAERKDALLAAIAMVQALADALHDREDIVKFTVGRFDVKPSAPSVVPSSVDFSIDLRHPDSHVLQALGDRIAAICEAHAGVCAVRVTELSTAMSLDFPEPMRALIRAAAARLELAHRDILSTAGHDARYLHGVCPSAMIFVPSHLGLTHCETEFTSSSDLAAGAKVLADVLSRLASV from the coding sequence ATGAGCGCGAGTGCTTACGTCGACGAAAAGCGGCTCGCGGAAAGGCTGGCCGCGATGGCGCGCATCGGCGCGACGGAGAAGGGCGGCGTCAATCGACAGGCGCTCTCGAAGGAAGATGCGGCGGCGCAGCGTCAGCTCGTGCAGTGGGGCGCGGCGCTCGGACTGGAGCCGTCCGTCGATGCGATCGGCAACCTGTTCCTGCGGCTCGAAGGCGCGGATACGAACGCGCCGCCCGTGCTGTCCGGCTCGCATCTGGACAGCCAGCCGACCGGCGGCCGGTTCGATGGCGTGTACGGCGTGTTGGCCGCCTTCGAAGCGGTCGAGGCGATCGTCGCGTCGGGCGTGAAGCCGCGCGTGTCGATCGATGTCGTCGCGTGGATGAACGAAGAAGGTTCGCGTTTCGCGCCGGGCATGATGGGCTCCGCCGTGTTCGCGGGCGCTCGCGAACTCGACGCCGTGCTCGCCGTCGTCGACACGGACAACGTGAGCGTGAGGGACGCGCTCGCCAGCGTTCGTGACAGCCTGCGCGATGTGCCCGCGCGCGCGCTGGGGGAACGCGCGTCGGCGTATGTCGAGGCGCATATCGAACAGGGTCCGCATCTGGAGAAGGAAGGGCTGACGATCGGCGTGGTCACCGGCATTCAGGGCAAGCGTACCTTCAAGGTGCGCGTGGACGGCGAAGCGGCGCACGCGGGCACCTCGACGCGCGCCGAACGCAAGGACGCGCTGCTCGCCGCCATCGCGATGGTGCAGGCGCTGGCCGACGCCTTGCACGACCGGGAAGACATCGTGAAATTCACGGTCGGGCGTTTCGACGTGAAGCCGAGCGCGCCGTCCGTCGTGCCGAGTTCGGTCGATTTCTCCATCGATCTGCGTCATCCGGATTCGCATGTCCTGCAGGCGCTGGGCGACAGAATCGCGGCGATCTGCGAGGCGCACGCGGGCGTGTGCGCGGTGCGCGTGACGGAACTGTCGACGGCGATGTCACTCGACTTTCCCGAACCGATGCGTGCGCTCATCCGCGCTGCGGCGGCGCGGCTGGAGCTTGCGCATCGCGACATCCTGTCGACCGCGGGCCACGACGCGCGCTATCTGCATGGCGTGTGTCCGTCGGCGATGATCTTCGTGCCGTCGCATCTCGGACTCACGCATTGCGAGACCGAGTTCACGTCGTCGTCCGATCTGGCCGCGGGCGCGAAAGTGCTTGCGGATGTGCTGAGCAGACTCGCGTCCGTTTAG
- a CDS encoding alpha/beta fold hydrolase, translating to MPYLTTSDDVKLYYEEAGVGTPVVFVHEFGGDLRSWEPQMRYFSRRYRCIAFAARGYAPSDVPDDIEQYSQAIAARDIRDVLDALDIDRAHIVGLSMGGFATLHFGLDYADRARSLVVAGAGYGAEKEFEDTFRDVSLEVAKQFEAQGAEQFAKTYSLAASRIAFQVKDPRGWLEFATMLGEHSARGSALTMRGVQARRPSIYDLETRLKAMTVPTLVVVGDEDDHCLQPGIYLKRTVPASGLVVMPKTGHTLNLEEPALFNQHVADFLAMVEQNRWLPRDPRAVPAQIMKTS from the coding sequence ATGCCGTATCTGACGACATCGGATGATGTGAAGCTGTATTACGAGGAAGCTGGCGTTGGCACGCCGGTTGTGTTCGTGCATGAATTCGGCGGCGATCTGCGCAGTTGGGAACCGCAGATGCGCTACTTCAGCAGACGCTATCGATGCATCGCGTTCGCGGCGCGCGGCTACGCGCCGTCGGACGTGCCCGACGATATCGAACAGTATTCGCAGGCCATCGCCGCGCGCGATATCCGCGACGTGCTCGATGCACTGGACATCGATCGCGCGCATATCGTCGGTCTGTCGATGGGCGGTTTCGCGACGCTGCATTTCGGGCTCGACTACGCGGATCGCGCGCGTTCGCTCGTGGTCGCGGGCGCGGGCTACGGCGCGGAAAAGGAGTTCGAAGACACCTTCCGCGACGTGTCGCTCGAAGTCGCGAAGCAGTTCGAGGCGCAAGGCGCGGAGCAATTCGCGAAGACCTATTCGCTCGCGGCATCGCGCATTGCGTTTCAGGTGAAGGATCCGCGCGGCTGGCTCGAATTCGCGACGATGCTCGGCGAACATTCGGCGCGCGGCTCGGCGCTGACCATGCGCGGCGTGCAGGCGCGACGTCCTTCCATCTACGATCTCGAAACGCGGCTGAAAGCGATGACGGTCCCCACGCTCGTGGTCGTCGGAGACGAGGACGATCATTGTCTCCAGCCGGGCATCTACCTGAAGCGCACGGTGCCCGCGAGCGGACTCGTCGTGATGCCGAAGACCGGCCATACGTTGAATCTCGAGGAACCGGCGCTCTTCAATCAGCACGTCGCGGATTTTCTCGCGATGGTCGAGCAGAACCGCTGGCTGCCGCGCGACCCGCGCGCCGTGCCCGCGCAGATCATGAAGACATCATGA
- a CDS encoding pyridoxal phosphate-dependent aminotransferase has translation MRRFEERNAYFDRLCNSEGLMWLGQNTNHFEPHPAVRQAVIDALDGGEYHAYAPPLGFEALRQLIREDIGLPDASVMITDGAVEALYNVCRNICEAGKDFVTTNPSWAWPMQFAARAGSRVIELPIYSPEQNYKLTPAQLRAAVSENTGVIYLVDPNNPLGTCHTEDEIREFAEIARSVGAYFIHDATYFQFADDFTPAYRFYPEKTIVTYSFSKWLGLAGMRLGAVIAHPDLIERFASAPPNNLGSNVLSQRAAIAGLRTKNEWFPEINRRQRRNQAAVVEAAKNVEGLSVPVFPSQANLLVVETIGAGITPEALVEAFQSERVMIRQGAYHTKQFGHRFVKVSLTVPEAWADRFCELLPSMVERARSIKEPANQF, from the coding sequence ATGCGTCGATTCGAAGAACGCAACGCCTATTTCGACCGCCTTTGCAACAGCGAAGGCCTGATGTGGCTCGGTCAGAACACCAACCACTTCGAGCCGCATCCGGCCGTGCGTCAGGCCGTGATCGACGCGCTCGATGGCGGCGAATATCACGCGTACGCGCCGCCGCTCGGTTTCGAAGCGCTGCGGCAACTGATTCGCGAGGACATCGGCCTGCCGGATGCATCGGTGATGATCACCGACGGCGCCGTCGAAGCGCTGTACAACGTGTGCCGCAATATCTGCGAAGCGGGCAAGGATTTCGTCACGACGAATCCAAGCTGGGCGTGGCCGATGCAGTTCGCCGCGCGCGCCGGTTCGCGCGTCATCGAATTGCCGATCTATTCGCCCGAGCAGAACTACAAGCTCACGCCCGCGCAACTGCGCGCGGCGGTGAGCGAGAACACGGGCGTCATCTATCTCGTCGATCCCAACAATCCGCTCGGCACCTGTCATACCGAAGACGAGATCCGCGAGTTCGCGGAGATCGCGCGTTCGGTCGGCGCGTACTTCATCCACGATGCGACGTATTTCCAGTTCGCCGATGACTTCACGCCCGCGTACCGTTTCTATCCCGAGAAGACGATCGTCACGTACAGCTTTTCGAAATGGCTCGGACTCGCGGGAATGCGTCTGGGCGCGGTGATCGCGCATCCGGATCTGATCGAGCGTTTCGCGTCCGCGCCGCCGAACAATCTCGGCAGCAACGTGTTGTCGCAGCGCGCGGCCATCGCCGGATTGCGCACCAAGAACGAATGGTTTCCGGAGATCAACCGGCGTCAGCGCCGCAATCAGGCGGCGGTCGTCGAAGCGGCGAAAAATGTCGAAGGCCTGAGCGTGCCGGTGTTTCCTTCGCAGGCGAACCTGCTGGTGGTCGAGACGATCGGCGCGGGCATCACGCCGGAAGCGCTCGTCGAAGCGTTTCAAAGCGAGCGCGTGATGATCCGGCAGGGCGCCTACCACACGAAACAGTTCGGGCATCGCTTCGTCAAGGTGAGCCTGACGGTGCCGGAAGCGTGGGCCGATCGCTTCTGCGAACTGCTGCCTTCCATGGTCGAGCGCGCGCGTTCGATCAAGGAACCCGCGAATCAATTCTGA
- a CDS encoding short-chain dehydrogenase/reductase yields MELNFKGKSALITGASKGIGLATAWAFAAEGIEELHLAARSADALHRAQDEIATKHGTRVHVHATDLSVTQNAIDLAHACANADILVNNAADSSPGPLDKMTDADWRASLDMKIFSYVTLTRELYASMKRRGSGVIVNDIGNSGENWDANYIIGSTGNAAMMAFTRAIGGWALDDGIRVVGVNPGPVATDRMVKLMKRRALDWYSDESRWEELFDKYPGKRAAQAEEVADLIVWLASERAAYITGTIVTIDGGIASRRSII; encoded by the coding sequence ATGGAACTGAACTTCAAGGGCAAGTCGGCGCTCATCACGGGCGCGTCGAAGGGCATCGGGCTGGCGACGGCGTGGGCGTTCGCCGCCGAAGGCATCGAGGAACTGCATCTGGCGGCGCGCTCCGCCGATGCGCTGCATCGCGCGCAGGACGAAATCGCGACGAAACACGGCACGCGCGTGCACGTCCATGCGACGGATCTCTCGGTCACGCAGAACGCCATCGATCTGGCGCATGCCTGCGCAAACGCCGACATCCTCGTCAACAACGCCGCCGATTCCAGCCCGGGCCCGCTCGACAAGATGACGGACGCCGACTGGCGCGCGAGCCTCGACATGAAGATCTTTTCCTACGTGACCTTGACGCGCGAACTCTATGCATCGATGAAGCGGCGCGGCAGCGGCGTGATCGTCAACGACATCGGTAACTCGGGCGAGAACTGGGACGCGAACTACATCATCGGTTCGACCGGCAATGCCGCGATGATGGCCTTCACGCGCGCCATCGGTGGCTGGGCGCTGGACGACGGCATTCGCGTGGTCGGCGTGAATCCGGGTCCGGTCGCGACCGATCGCATGGTCAAGCTGATGAAGCGCCGCGCGCTCGACTGGTACAGCGACGAAAGCCGCTGGGAAGAACTCTTCGACAAGTATCCCGGCAAGCGCGCGGCACAGGCCGAGGAAGTCGCCGATCTGATCGTGTGGCTCGCGTCGGAGCGCGCGGCGTACATCACGGGCACGATCGTCACCATCGACGGCGGCATCGCGTCGCGCCGCTCGATCATCTGA